A genomic segment from Dietzia psychralcaliphila encodes:
- a CDS encoding NAD-dependent succinate-semialdehyde dehydrogenase, which yields MYVTHDPSTGTTDSEYDQTDDVDGILKTVTEGFASWRATDVAERARILLAIADAFDEHTEELAKAITTEMGKLSAQAEGEVKLAASIYRWYGEHGPALLEPETLDVPGARLNRVTTEPVGPLVGVMPWNYPYYQVARFAAPNLLLGNTIVLKHASICARSSAAIEKVQRAAGLPEDAYVNVYASSDTVAEMIADPRIMGVSLTGSEGAGAAVAKVAGENLTASVLELGGSDPLIVLDTDDLDELVETVGKARLSNCGQACNSPKRMFVPADQKDEFVGKLRDLYEGLQVGPAADEGTELGPLSSEGARDGVVEQIERAVEQGAILVTGGRAIDRPGAFMEPTVLTGITPEMDAYTEEIFGPVAMVYGYDSVDEAVRIANDTPFGLSGSVWGTDTDKASEVAERLEVGMAYVNEHGTTMAGLPFGGVKRSGYGRELGRWGLGEFSNVRLQRVH from the coding sequence ATGTACGTCACCCACGATCCGTCGACCGGAACGACCGACAGCGAGTACGACCAGACCGACGACGTCGACGGGATTCTGAAGACAGTCACCGAGGGATTCGCCTCGTGGCGCGCCACCGACGTCGCCGAGCGGGCACGGATTCTGTTGGCGATCGCAGACGCCTTCGATGAGCACACGGAGGAATTGGCCAAGGCCATCACCACCGAGATGGGCAAGCTCTCGGCGCAGGCCGAGGGCGAGGTGAAGCTCGCGGCATCGATCTACCGCTGGTACGGAGAGCACGGCCCCGCGCTGCTGGAGCCCGAGACGCTGGACGTCCCGGGTGCCCGCCTGAACCGAGTGACCACCGAACCGGTCGGACCTCTGGTCGGCGTGATGCCGTGGAACTACCCCTACTACCAGGTGGCCCGCTTCGCGGCCCCTAACCTGCTGCTGGGCAACACCATCGTGCTCAAGCACGCCAGCATCTGCGCGCGCTCCTCCGCGGCCATAGAGAAGGTGCAGCGAGCGGCCGGGCTGCCGGAGGACGCCTACGTCAACGTCTACGCCTCCAGCGACACGGTCGCCGAGATGATCGCCGACCCCAGGATCATGGGCGTCTCGCTCACCGGGAGCGAGGGCGCCGGCGCCGCCGTGGCCAAGGTGGCGGGGGAGAACCTCACCGCCAGCGTGCTCGAACTGGGCGGCTCGGACCCGCTCATCGTCCTGGACACCGACGACCTCGACGAGTTGGTGGAGACCGTCGGCAAGGCGCGACTGTCCAACTGCGGCCAGGCCTGCAACTCACCGAAGCGGATGTTCGTCCCGGCGGACCAGAAGGACGAGTTCGTGGGCAAGCTGCGGGACCTGTACGAGGGGCTGCAGGTCGGCCCGGCTGCCGACGAGGGCACCGAACTCGGACCGCTGTCCTCCGAGGGGGCCCGCGACGGGGTGGTCGAGCAGATCGAGCGCGCCGTCGAGCAGGGCGCGATCCTGGTGACCGGCGGCCGCGCGATCGACCGGCCGGGAGCGTTCATGGAGCCCACCGTCCTCACCGGCATCACCCCGGAGATGGACGCCTACACCGAGGAGATCTTCGGCCCCGTGGCGATGGTGTACGGCTACGACTCCGTCGACGAGGCCGTGCGGATCGCCAACGACACCCCCTTCGGCCTGTCCGGCTCGGTGTGGGGGACCGACACCGACAAGGCCTCCGAGGTGGCCGAGCGGCTCGAGGTGGGGATGGCCTACGTCAACGAGCACGGGACGACCATGGCCGGCTTGCCCTTCGGCGGCGTCAAGCGCTCGGGCTACGGCCGTGAGCTGGGCCGCTGGGGCCTCGGCGAGTTCTCGAACGTGCGACTCCAGCGAGTGCACTGA
- a CDS encoding WXG100 family type VII secretion target, translating to MTSGQITYNHGPIESLVGQVGSASTALRTTLDDLRAYLAPLVAEWEGDAAVAYQAHQNDWDQAAAALQAMLAEISRAASQGNQGMADADRRAAQGWG from the coding sequence ATGACCTCAGGGCAGATCACCTACAACCACGGTCCGATCGAGTCGCTCGTCGGCCAGGTCGGTTCGGCGTCCACCGCGCTTCGAACCACCCTCGACGACCTCAGGGCCTACCTCGCGCCGCTGGTCGCCGAATGGGAGGGCGATGCCGCCGTCGCCTATCAGGCCCACCAGAACGACTGGGACCAGGCCGCCGCCGCTCTGCAGGCGATGCTCGCGGAGATCTCGCGCGCTGCGAGTCAGGGCAACCAGGGCATGGCGGACGCCGACCGTCGCGCTGCTCAGGGGTGGGGCTGA
- a CDS encoding WXG100 family type VII secretion target, protein MAGFNTHIGTMDTAARRVDDVNTEIDRLLGNVRDSVSQLGGSVWRGAAQTRFATIMAEWQQQSAKLNTALAGISETMRTNSTSFDAADQDSAQAISRVGASGPLNI, encoded by the coding sequence ATGGCCGGCTTCAACACCCACATCGGGACCATGGACACCGCAGCCAGGCGGGTCGACGACGTGAACACGGAGATCGATCGACTGCTCGGGAACGTTCGGGATTCGGTGTCGCAACTCGGGGGCTCGGTGTGGCGGGGCGCGGCCCAGACACGATTCGCCACGATCATGGCGGAGTGGCAGCAGCAGAGCGCGAAGCTCAACACCGCCCTGGCAGGGATATCGGAGACCATGCGGACCAACAGCACTTCCTTCGACGCGGCCGACCAGGATTCCGCACAGGCGATCAGCAGGGTCGGTGCCTCCGGTCCACTGAACATCTGA